In the genome of Telluria mixta, the window AGCGCGGCGGCCCTCGGCATCGGCACGGGCACGTTCGTGCACATCTTCGCCGCTGCGCTTGGCCTGTCGGCGATTCTGGCCACGTCGGCCGCCGCGTTCACCGTCGTCAAGCTGCTCGGTGCCGCGTACATCCTGTACCTGGCTGTCGGCATGCTGCTCAGCAAGCGCGGCGATGGCGTCGACAAGCCGCTGACCGTCGCCCCGCTGCCCCTGCGCCGCATCTACGCGCAAGGCATCCTGACGAACGTGCTGAACCCGAAGGTGGCGCTGTTCTTCCTCGCGTTCGTCCCGCAATTCATCGACGCGAACGCGCCGCACAAGGCCATCGCCTTCCTGATCCTCGGCGCCATCTTCAACATCAACGGCATGTTGTGGTGCCATGCGCTGGCGCTGTTCACCGCGCAGGCACGCGCCCGTCTGAAACTGAACCCCGCCGTCACGCAATGGCTCAACCGCGCCACGGGCGGCCTGTTCGTCTGGCTCGGCGTCAAGCTGGCGCTGGCGAAACAACACTGAATACCATCATGTCCGATATCCTGAACAAGATCCTCGACGTCAAAGCCACCGAAGTCGCGGCAGCGAAACGGCAGCGCGATTTCAACAGCCTGCGCCGCGACGTCGAAAGCGATACCGCCCTGCGCGCCGACCTGCGCGGCTTCGAAACGAGCCTGCGCCGCACCATCGAGGCGGGCCGCGCCGGCGTGATCGCGGAAGTGAAAAAGGCGTCGCCGTCGAAGGGCGTGATCCGCGCCGACTTCCGCCCGGCCGACATCGCCCGCAGCTATGCGGCGGGCGGCGCATCGTGCCTGTCCGTCCTGACCGACGTGCAATTCTTCCAGGGCTCGCCCGAGTACCTGAAGCAGGCGCGCGCCGCGTGCGGCCTGCCCGTGATCCGCAAGGATTTCATCATCGACCCGTACCAGGTGTACGAAGCCCGCGCGATGGGTGCGGACGCGATTTTGCTGATCGTCGCTGCGTTGGATCATGGCCTGATGGCCGACTTGGAGGCATGCGCCCGGGAACTCGGCATGGACGTGCTGGTCGAAGTTCATGACGGCGACGAACTGG includes:
- a CDS encoding LysE family translocator, with translation MFGIHDLALFVVSGLLLNVMPGPDSLLIMTRSATQGWRAGSAAALGIGTGTFVHIFAAALGLSAILATSAAAFTVVKLLGAAYILYLAVGMLLSKRGDGVDKPLTVAPLPLRRIYAQGILTNVLNPKVALFFLAFVPQFIDANAPHKAIAFLILGAIFNINGMLWCHALALFTAQARARLKLNPAVTQWLNRATGGLFVWLGVKLALAKQH
- the trpC gene encoding indole-3-glycerol phosphate synthase TrpC, with the protein product MSDILNKILDVKATEVAAAKRQRDFNSLRRDVESDTALRADLRGFETSLRRTIEAGRAGVIAEVKKASPSKGVIRADFRPADIARSYAAGGASCLSVLTDVQFFQGSPEYLKQARAACGLPVIRKDFIIDPYQVYEARAMGADAILLIVAALDHGLMADLEACARELGMDVLVEVHDGDELDAALKLNTRLLGINNRNLRTFEVTLDTTIGLLPRIPAERLVVTESAILAPADVKRMRDADVHAFLVGEAFMRAPDPGTELKRLFD